A window of Nocardia arthritidis genomic DNA:
CTGCACCAGCTGCAGAAGGGCCAGGTCCGCAAGGGTGTGGTCTCCTCGATCGTCAACTTCGGCGCCTTCGTCGATCTCGGCGGTGTCGACGGTCTGGTGCACGTCTCCGAGCTGTCCTGGAAGCACATCGACCACCCGTCCGAGGTCGTCGAGGTCGGCAACGAGGTCACCGTCGAGGTGCTCGACGTCGACCTGGATCGCGAGCGGGTTTCGCTCTCGCTCAAGGCGACCCAGGAAGATCCGTGGCGCCAGTTCGCCCGCACCCACGCGATCGGCCAGATCGTGCCGGGCAAGGTCACCAAGCTGGTTCCGTTCGGCGCGTTCGTCCGCGTCGAGGAGGGCATCGAGGGCCTGGTGCACATCTCCGAGCTGGCCGAGCGCCACGTCGAGGTGCCGGATCAGGTTGTCGCCGTCGGCGACGACGCGATGGTCAAGGTCATCGACATCGACCTGGAGCGTCGCCGGATCTCGCTGTCGCTGAAGCAGGCGAACGAGGACTACCACGCCGAGTTCGACCCGTCGAAGTACGGCATGGCCGACAGCTACGACGATCAGGGCAACTACATCTTCCCCGAGGGCTTCGATCCCGAGACCAACGAATGGCTCGAGGGCTTCGACAAGCAGCGCGAGGAGTGGGAAGGCCGCTACGCCGAGGCGGAGCGTCGCCACAAGATGCACACCGCGCAGATGGAGAAGATGGCGGCCGACGCCGCGGCCGAGGCCGCCAACGGTGGCCCGTCCAACTACTCCTCCGAGAGCGGTGCGCAGGCCGCGGCCTCGCAGTCGGAACCCGCCGGCGGTTCGCTCGCGAGCGACGCCCAGCTGGCCGCTCTGCGTGAGAAGCTGTCGGGCAACGGTTAAGCCGCTGCACGAGTAGGAGGCGAGCGCTCGCAAAGAGCGCTCGCCTTTCTCGTTTCGCTCGTATCTTGTGGGGGCGAAGCCCCCACACCCCACCCGGCGGGGCTACGCCCCCGGACCCCCTTCCCGGGTTGCTTTGTGAGCGGATGTTCGGGTTGGTTCGAGCCTCGGGTGAACGAACGCTGCGCCCCAACCGGATTCGGTTGGGGCGCAGTCGTTTTCCGGGGTGTTGTTGGGCGGGTGCTGGTCGGCGTGATCGGTGGGTTGGTCTCGTGGTCGCGTCGCTACGACGGCTGGATCGCCTGAGATAGGCGCGGTGTGCGTTGGTATGCGGCGTTCCGGTTTCGCACCTTAGATGACGCCAATCCGACCCCACGCCGAGGGTGTTCCGGTTTCGTATTCCGGATGCCGTTGTTCCCGCGAAGGTTTCAGTTTCTCGCGCATGCAATAGCTTGTGCGAGAAGCCAATTGCTCCGCGCGAACCGCTTACCTACGTGTTCAAAGGTGAATGAGGGCTGCCGCACCCCGGCTTCGAACCGTGCACACGATGTACGGGGTGTGCACCTTGAAGCCGGGGTGCGGCGGTTATCGA
This region includes:
- the rpsA gene encoding 30S ribosomal protein S1, with amino-acid sequence MPTTVTSPQVAVNDIGSAEDFLAAIDATIKYFNDGDIVEGTIVKVDRDEVLLDIGYKTEGVIPSRELSIKHDVDPNEVVSVGDEVEALVLTKEDKEGRLILSKKRAQYERAWGTIEELKEKDEAVKGTVIEVVKGGLILDIGLRGFLPASLVEMRRVRDLQPYVGKEIEAKIIELDKNRNNVVLSRRAWLEQTQSEVRSEFLHQLQKGQVRKGVVSSIVNFGAFVDLGGVDGLVHVSELSWKHIDHPSEVVEVGNEVTVEVLDVDLDRERVSLSLKATQEDPWRQFARTHAIGQIVPGKVTKLVPFGAFVRVEEGIEGLVHISELAERHVEVPDQVVAVGDDAMVKVIDIDLERRRISLSLKQANEDYHAEFDPSKYGMADSYDDQGNYIFPEGFDPETNEWLEGFDKQREEWEGRYAEAERRHKMHTAQMEKMAADAAAEAANGGPSNYSSESGAQAAASQSEPAGGSLASDAQLAALREKLSGNG